In a genomic window of Sphingomonas koreensis:
- a CDS encoding YegP family protein: MAHKFVIEQNKAGEYVAKFKYNSEIIFWTEGYTSKASAKNAIESILKNGPGAPVEEG; this comes from the coding sequence ATGGCGCACAAGTTCGTGATCGAGCAGAACAAGGCCGGCGAGTATGTCGCCAAGTTCAAATACAACAGCGAAATCATCTTCTGGACCGAAGGCTATACCAGCAAGGCATCGGCCAAGAACGCGATCGAATCGATCCTGAAGAACGGCCCGGGTGCGCCGGTCGAGGAAGGCTGA
- a CDS encoding hydrolase has product MPAPANFDGGRPVIDPDDAIMLLIDHQSGLFQTVADMPMPVLRNHAAALAKMATLANMPVITTASVPQGPNGPLIPEIHENAPHARYVARKGEINAWDNPDFVAAVKATGRKTLIVAGTITSVCMAFPAISAVQDGYRVFAVVDASGTYSKMAQEITLARVVQAGVVPMDTVAVASELQRTWHRDDAADWAQVYTKIFPPYQLLIESYAKAQQVATDREPLDSQRD; this is encoded by the coding sequence ATGCCCGCCCCCGCAAATTTCGACGGCGGTCGCCCGGTGATCGATCCCGATGACGCCATCATGCTGCTGATCGATCATCAGAGCGGCCTGTTCCAGACCGTCGCCGACATGCCGATGCCAGTGCTGCGCAATCATGCCGCCGCGCTCGCGAAAATGGCGACGCTCGCCAACATGCCCGTGATCACCACCGCATCGGTGCCGCAGGGTCCGAACGGCCCGCTGATCCCCGAGATTCACGAGAACGCCCCGCATGCCCGCTATGTCGCGCGCAAGGGCGAGATCAACGCCTGGGACAATCCCGATTTCGTCGCCGCAGTGAAGGCGACCGGCCGCAAGACGCTGATCGTCGCCGGCACCATCACCAGCGTCTGCATGGCTTTCCCGGCGATCAGCGCGGTACAGGACGGCTACCGGGTGTTCGCGGTCGTCGATGCCTCGGGCACCTACTCGAAGATGGCGCAGGAGATCACGCTGGCGCGCGTCGTCCAGGCAGGCGTGGTGCCGATGGATACCGTCGCCGTGGCGTCGGAACTCCAGCGTACCTGGCATCGCGACGACGCCGCCGACTGGGCGCAGGTCTATACGAAGATCTTCCCGCCCTATCAGCTGCTGATCGAAAGCTACGCCAAGGCGCAGCAGGTCGCGACCGATCGCGAACCGCTCGATTCGCAGCGCGACTGA
- a CDS encoding pirin family protein: MKTILGTYSNPNQHWVGDGFPVRSLFSYNSLGGQVSPFLLLDYAGPYNFAPTTDRRGVGQHPHRGFETVTIVYDGEVEHKDSAGNGGIIGPGDVQWMTAAGGILHEEYHSSAFGKTGGPFRMVQLWVNLPAKDKMAPGGYQGITAADIPTVELPGGAGLGRVIAGELLGAKGPARTFTPINVWDVRLNRDADLTLDLPERHTAMLVVLGGHVTVNGSETAREAEMMLLSRDGDGVRIHADGDAMVLVLTGEPIDEPIAGYGPFVMNTEAEIRQAIDDFNSGRFATAAA, encoded by the coding sequence ATGAAGACGATCCTCGGCACCTACAGCAACCCCAACCAGCACTGGGTCGGCGACGGCTTTCCGGTTCGTTCGCTCTTTTCGTACAACAGCCTGGGCGGGCAGGTGAGCCCGTTCCTGCTGCTCGACTATGCGGGGCCCTATAATTTCGCGCCGACCACCGATCGGCGCGGCGTCGGCCAGCATCCGCATCGCGGGTTCGAAACGGTCACGATCGTCTATGACGGCGAGGTCGAGCACAAGGATTCGGCCGGAAACGGCGGCATCATTGGCCCCGGCGACGTCCAGTGGATGACCGCCGCGGGCGGGATCCTGCACGAGGAGTATCACTCCTCCGCGTTCGGCAAGACCGGCGGCCCGTTCCGGATGGTCCAGCTCTGGGTGAACCTGCCCGCCAAGGACAAGATGGCTCCGGGCGGCTATCAGGGCATCACCGCGGCGGACATCCCCACCGTCGAGCTGCCCGGCGGCGCCGGCCTCGGCCGGGTGATCGCGGGCGAGCTGCTCGGCGCGAAGGGCCCCGCGCGGACCTTCACCCCGATCAATGTCTGGGACGTCCGCCTGAACCGCGATGCCGACCTGACGCTCGACCTGCCCGAGAGACATACCGCGATGCTCGTGGTGCTCGGCGGCCATGTCACCGTCAACGGCAGCGAAACCGCGCGCGAGGCGGAAATGATGCTGCTCAGCCGTGACGGCGACGGCGTCCGGATCCATGCGGACGGCGACGCGATGGTCCTCGTCCTCACCGGCGAGCCGATCGACGAGCCGATCGCGGGCTACGGCCCCTTCGTGATGAACACCGAAGCCGAGATCCGTCAGGCGATCGACGACTTCAACAGCGGCAGGTTCGCGACCGCCGCGGCCTGA
- a CDS encoding LysR substrate-binding domain-containing protein: MQDLNDLYLFVQAVDHGGFAAAARALGMQKSKLSRRIGLLEERLGVRLIQRSTRRFSVTEIGREYHRHCVAMLIEAEAAQMAIDQSRATPRGIIRLSCPTGLIAFQFGDLFGRFMALHPDVELHVESTNRRVDVIGEGFDLAIRVRPPPLTESELVMRRFDERTIRIVASPDLLRTRSIAVPADLGGLPSLDFGPAGGQHRWRLTHADGSVAEVGHQPRLVTDDMAALRAAAIAGAGAVRLPTLVVWDDLQSGRLATVLPDWRPANEIVHAVFPSRRGLLPSVRALLDFLADECGEQRRRIPETGADC, from the coding sequence ATGCAGGATCTCAACGACCTCTATCTCTTCGTCCAGGCGGTCGATCATGGCGGTTTCGCCGCGGCGGCGCGGGCGCTGGGGATGCAGAAGTCGAAGCTCAGCCGGCGCATCGGGCTGCTCGAGGAGCGGCTGGGCGTCAGGCTGATCCAGCGATCGACCCGCCGCTTCTCCGTCACCGAGATCGGCCGCGAATATCATCGCCATTGCGTCGCCATGCTGATCGAGGCGGAAGCCGCGCAGATGGCGATCGACCAGTCCCGCGCGACGCCCCGCGGCATCATCCGGTTGAGCTGCCCGACTGGCCTGATCGCCTTCCAGTTCGGGGACTTGTTCGGGCGCTTCATGGCGCTCCACCCCGACGTCGAGCTGCACGTCGAAAGCACCAACCGCCGCGTCGATGTGATCGGCGAGGGGTTCGATCTCGCGATCCGCGTCCGCCCGCCGCCGCTCACCGAGAGCGAACTGGTCATGCGCCGCTTCGACGAGCGCACGATCCGGATCGTCGCCAGCCCGGACTTGCTGCGGACCCGCAGCATCGCCGTGCCGGCCGATCTCGGCGGGTTGCCGAGCCTCGATTTCGGCCCGGCGGGCGGACAGCATCGCTGGCGCCTGACGCATGCCGATGGCAGCGTCGCCGAAGTCGGTCACCAGCCGCGGCTCGTAACCGACGATATGGCGGCACTGCGTGCTGCCGCGATTGCGGGTGCCGGCGCAGTCCGGCTTCCGACGCTGGTCGTCTGGGACGATCTGCAGAGCGGGCGACTGGCGACGGTGCTGCCCGACTGGCGACCGGCAAACGAGATCGTCCATGCCGTATTCCCGTCACGGCGTGGGCTGCTGCCGTCGGTGCGGGCGCTGCTCGATTTCCTGGCCGACGAATGCGGGGAGCAGCGGAGGCGGATTCCGGAAACGGGTGCCGACTGCTAG
- the rnhA gene encoding ribonuclease HI: protein MIAEMPLVEIATDGACKGNPGRGGWGVVLRMGTTEKELSGGEPHTTNNRMELMAAIQGLNALKKPCRVKLSTDSRYVMDGLTKWIKGWQRNGWKTADKKPVKNADLWQQLLDAAKPHRIEWIWVKGHAGHPDNERADGLASDAALRA from the coding sequence ATGATCGCCGAGATGCCGCTGGTCGAGATCGCCACCGATGGCGCGTGCAAGGGCAATCCCGGCCGCGGCGGCTGGGGCGTGGTGCTGCGCATGGGCACGACCGAGAAGGAGCTTTCGGGCGGCGAGCCGCACACCACCAACAACCGCATGGAGCTGATGGCCGCGATCCAGGGGCTGAACGCGCTCAAGAAGCCGTGCCGGGTCAAGCTCTCGACCGACAGCCGCTACGTCATGGACGGCCTGACCAAGTGGATCAAAGGCTGGCAGCGCAACGGCTGGAAGACTGCGGACAAGAAACCGGTCAAGAACGCCGATCTTTGGCAGCAGCTGCTCGACGCCGCCAAGCCGCACCGGATCGAGTGGATCTGGGTCAAGGGCCATGCCGGCCACCCCGACAATGAACGCGCCGACGGGCTGGCAAGCGACGCGGCGCTGCGGGCCTAG
- the thrB gene encoding homoserine kinase, giving the protein MAVYTQVSAEALAGFLARYDVGELVSAKGIAEGVENSNYLVETTRDRFILTLYEKRVEAADLPYFMGLLDHLAAKGLPVPPAIKDRGGVEIQELNGRPACLIKFLSGISLSHPTPAQARAAGEAMAQMHRAVADFPLDRPNSMGVDTWQPLFEKCGHSLDQIVPGLYDDLGFAIARVVPAWTRNDFDRCAIHADLFPDNVLMRGDQVTGLIDFYFACTDIRVYDLAVMHSAWSFDAHGRNYDPAVGDALIAGYEASFPLTEVERAAFPTLAAGACIRFSLSRAWDWLNTPADALVMRKDPLAYVRRLKHYAPDLVKHVA; this is encoded by the coding sequence ATGGCAGTCTATACGCAGGTCTCGGCGGAAGCGCTCGCCGGCTTCCTCGCCCGCTATGATGTCGGCGAGCTGGTCTCGGCCAAGGGCATCGCCGAAGGGGTCGAGAACAGCAACTATCTCGTCGAAACGACGCGCGACCGCTTCATCCTGACGCTCTACGAAAAGCGCGTCGAGGCCGCCGACCTGCCCTATTTCATGGGCCTGCTCGATCATCTCGCCGCCAAGGGCCTGCCCGTCCCGCCCGCGATCAAGGATCGGGGCGGCGTCGAGATTCAGGAGCTCAACGGCCGACCCGCCTGCCTCATCAAGTTCCTGTCGGGCATCTCGCTCTCGCACCCCACCCCGGCCCAGGCGCGTGCCGCCGGCGAGGCGATGGCGCAGATGCACCGCGCCGTCGCCGATTTCCCGCTCGACCGGCCCAATTCCATGGGGGTCGACACCTGGCAGCCGCTGTTCGAGAAATGCGGCCACAGCCTCGACCAGATCGTCCCCGGCCTCTACGACGACTTGGGCTTCGCGATCGCGCGCGTCGTGCCCGCCTGGACCCGAAACGATTTCGATCGCTGCGCGATCCATGCCGATCTCTTTCCGGACAATGTCCTGATGCGCGGCGATCAGGTGACGGGTCTGATCGACTTCTATTTCGCCTGCACCGACATCCGCGTCTACGACCTCGCGGTCATGCACAGCGCGTGGAGCTTCGACGCGCATGGCCGCAACTACGACCCGGCCGTCGGCGACGCGCTGATCGCGGGCTACGAGGCCAGCTTCCCGCTCACCGAAGTCGAGCGCGCCGCATTCCCGACACTGGCGGCGGGCGCCTGTATCCGCTTCTCGCTGTCGCGCGCGTGGGACTGGCTCAATACCCCGGCCGATGCGCTGGTGATGCGCAAGGACCCGCTCGCCTATGTCCGCCGGCTCAAGCACTACGCCCCCGATCTGGTGAAGCACGTCGCATGA
- the ispH gene encoding 4-hydroxy-3-methylbut-2-enyl diphosphate reductase, with protein MSDAINSGEKPVLELLIAAPRGFCAGVDRAIQIVERAIEKHGAPVYVRHEIVHNKFVVDSLKAKGAVFVDELNEVPDGVPVVFSAHGVPKSVPAEAQDRGLSYLDATCPLVSKVHRQAERLVAANRHILFIGHARHPEVIGTFGQVPDGCMTLIETEADAEALTVEDPENLAFLTQTTLSVDDTASILSILQRRFPNIVAPKADDICYATSNRQAAVRAIAQSCDLVLVIGAPNSSNSLRLVEVAEREGTDAKLIQRADDLDFDWLRGIGTLGITAGASAPELLVREVIDKLATRFEVTKREVETAQETIVFKLPRDLEAA; from the coding sequence ATGAGCGATGCAATCAACTCCGGCGAAAAGCCCGTCCTTGAACTGCTGATCGCTGCCCCGCGCGGGTTCTGCGCCGGCGTCGATCGTGCCATCCAGATCGTCGAACGCGCGATCGAGAAACATGGCGCTCCCGTCTATGTCCGGCACGAGATCGTCCACAACAAGTTCGTCGTGGATTCGCTCAAGGCCAAGGGCGCGGTGTTCGTGGATGAGCTGAACGAAGTGCCCGACGGCGTCCCCGTCGTCTTCTCCGCCCATGGCGTTCCCAAGTCGGTCCCGGCCGAAGCGCAGGATCGCGGCCTTTCCTATCTCGACGCCACCTGCCCCCTGGTTTCGAAGGTCCATCGCCAGGCCGAACGGCTGGTCGCGGCCAATCGCCACATCCTGTTCATCGGCCATGCCCGCCACCCCGAGGTGATCGGCACCTTCGGCCAGGTGCCCGATGGCTGCATGACGCTGATCGAGACCGAGGCGGATGCCGAGGCGCTGACGGTCGAGGATCCCGAGAACCTCGCCTTCCTCACCCAGACCACGCTCTCGGTCGACGATACCGCCTCGATCCTGTCAATTCTCCAGCGGCGTTTCCCCAATATCGTCGCGCCAAAGGCCGACGATATCTGCTACGCTACCTCGAACCGCCAGGCCGCGGTCCGCGCGATCGCGCAGTCGTGCGATCTGGTGCTGGTGATCGGCGCGCCCAACTCATCCAACTCGTTGCGGCTGGTCGAGGTGGCGGAGCGCGAGGGGACCGACGCCAAGCTGATCCAGCGCGCCGACGATCTCGATTTCGACTGGCTGCGCGGCATCGGCACGCTCGGCATCACCGCGGGCGCCTCGGCCCCCGAGCTGCTCGTCCGCGAAGTGATCGACAAGCTCGCCACCCGTTTCGAGGTGACCAAGCGCGAGGTCGAAACGGCGCAGGAAACCATCGTCTTCAAGCTGCCCCGCGATCTCGAAGCGGCCTGA
- the gcvT gene encoding glycine cleavage system aminomethyltransferase GcvT encodes MSDATQEPEIVEELALLPLDAWHRAKGGRMVPFAGYEMPVQYEGIMAEHLWVRESAGLFDVSHMGQLFLSGDGLDAALEALIPADVAGVKVNGQKYSLLLAQNGGILDDLMFTRWDADNGAHPGAAGLYMVVNGACKWDDIAHLREHLPDEIEINHMDEHALLALQGPKAVDALSRLVPGVEGLIFMRGGRFDWNGTSLWISRSGYTGEDGFEISVEADKAAALAGALTAQPEVKPIGLGARDSLRLEADLPLYGHDLDTETTPIMAALNFAVASKRRREEANFPGAERILLEREQGAIQRRVGLIVEGRQPVREGALVLDDEGNEVGRVTSGGFAPTVQKPIAMAYVPTAMAEVGTRVTLSQRGKIHHGEVVPMPFVPHNYVREGGPK; translated from the coding sequence ATGAGCGACGCCACGCAAGAACCCGAGATCGTCGAAGAACTGGCGCTGCTTCCGCTCGACGCCTGGCACCGCGCCAAGGGCGGCCGGATGGTGCCGTTCGCGGGCTATGAGATGCCGGTCCAGTATGAAGGCATCATGGCCGAGCATCTGTGGGTGCGCGAGAGCGCCGGCCTGTTCGATGTCTCCCACATGGGCCAGCTGTTCCTGTCGGGCGACGGCCTCGACGCCGCGCTCGAGGCGCTGATCCCGGCGGATGTCGCGGGCGTGAAGGTCAATGGGCAGAAATACTCGCTGCTGCTCGCGCAGAATGGTGGGATCCTGGACGACCTGATGTTCACGCGCTGGGACGCCGACAATGGCGCCCATCCGGGCGCGGCCGGCCTGTACATGGTCGTCAACGGCGCGTGCAAATGGGACGATATCGCGCATCTGCGCGAGCATCTGCCCGACGAGATCGAGATCAACCACATGGACGAGCACGCGCTGCTCGCGCTGCAGGGGCCGAAGGCGGTCGATGCGCTGAGCCGTCTGGTGCCGGGCGTCGAGGGCCTGATCTTCATGCGCGGCGGCCGGTTCGACTGGAACGGCACCAGCCTGTGGATCAGCCGTTCGGGCTATACCGGCGAGGACGGGTTCGAGATCTCTGTCGAGGCGGACAAGGCCGCGGCGCTGGCGGGCGCGCTGACCGCGCAGCCCGAGGTCAAGCCGATCGGCCTTGGCGCGCGCGATTCGCTGCGGCTCGAAGCCGACCTGCCGCTCTACGGCCATGACCTCGACACCGAGACGACGCCGATCATGGCGGCGCTCAATTTCGCGGTCGCGAGCAAGCGCCGGCGCGAGGAAGCGAACTTCCCCGGCGCCGAGCGCATCCTGCTCGAGCGCGAGCAGGGCGCGATCCAGCGCCGGGTGGGCCTGATCGTCGAGGGGCGCCAGCCGGTGCGCGAGGGCGCGCTGGTGCTGGACGACGAAGGCAATGAGGTCGGCCGCGTCACCAGCGGCGGCTTTGCCCCGACCGTGCAGAAGCCCATTGCGATGGCCTATGTCCCGACCGCGATGGCCGAGGTCGGCACTCGCGTGACGCTGAGCCAGCGCGGCAAGATTCACCATGGCGAAGTGGTTCCCATGCCCTTCGTCCCGCACAATTACGTCCGTGAGGGAGGACCCAAATGA
- the gcvH gene encoding glycine cleavage system protein GcvH, with translation MSRYFTEDHEWIELDGEIATVGITDYAQSQLGDIVFVEVPDEGKQVSKGDDAAVVESVKAASDVYAPVSGTIVEGNPALADEPALVNEDPEGEGWFFKMTLSDTSELDGLMDEGKYQDFVSKL, from the coding sequence ATGAGCCGTTATTTCACCGAAGATCATGAGTGGATCGAGCTCGACGGCGAGATCGCGACCGTCGGCATCACCGATTACGCCCAGAGCCAGCTCGGCGACATCGTGTTCGTCGAGGTGCCCGATGAGGGCAAGCAGGTGAGCAAGGGCGACGACGCCGCGGTGGTCGAGAGCGTCAAGGCGGCGAGCGACGTCTATGCCCCGGTTTCGGGCACGATCGTCGAGGGCAACCCCGCTCTGGCGGACGAGCCGGCGCTGGTGAACGAGGACCCGGAGGGTGAGGGCTGGTTCTTCAAGATGACCCTGTCCGACACCAGCGAGCTCGACGGCCTGATGGACGAGGGCAAGTATCAGGACTTCGTCAGCAAGCTCTAG
- the gcvPA gene encoding aminomethyl-transferring glycine dehydrogenase subunit GcvPA, translated as MRYLPLTPNDRQAMLAAVGAAAIDDLFVDVPESARLSGPIAGLPPHASELAVERHMAALARKNLSAGEAPFFLGCGAYRHHVPASVDHIIQRGEFLTAYTPYQPEIAQGTLQVMFEFQTQVARLLGTDVANASMYDGSTACWEAIGMARRITKRGKAILSGGLHPHYVSVANTMAKYTGDTLVTAIPELTAEPDTDALIGMIDDETSCVVVQYPDILGRISDLSDLAAACQAKKALLVAVVTEPVALGAIRSPGEMGADIVVGEGQSIGVGLQFGGPYVGLFGCKEKYVRQMPGRLTGETVDAEGKRGFVLTLSTREQHIRREKATSNICTSSVLCALAWSIHMTLLGEKGLRQLAALNHAGASAAADRLAKVPGVELVTPVFFNEFTLKLSKEARPIVRELADKGILAGVSLGRLYPGEGALENGLVVAVTETTTAEDVETLAAALEEALA; from the coding sequence ATGCGCTATCTTCCCCTGACTCCCAACGACCGGCAGGCGATGCTCGCCGCGGTCGGCGCGGCGGCGATCGACGACCTGTTCGTCGATGTGCCCGAGAGCGCCCGTCTGAGCGGCCCGATCGCGGGGCTGCCGCCGCATGCCAGCGAACTGGCGGTCGAGCGGCACATGGCCGCGCTGGCGCGCAAGAACCTGTCGGCGGGGGAAGCGCCGTTCTTCCTCGGTTGCGGCGCGTATCGCCACCATGTGCCGGCGAGCGTCGACCACATCATCCAGCGCGGCGAGTTCCTGACCGCCTACACGCCCTACCAGCCCGAGATCGCGCAGGGCACGCTGCAGGTGATGTTCGAGTTCCAGACTCAGGTCGCGCGCCTGCTGGGCACCGACGTCGCCAACGCGTCGATGTATGACGGCTCGACCGCGTGCTGGGAGGCGATCGGCATGGCGCGGCGCATCACCAAGCGCGGCAAGGCGATCCTGTCGGGCGGCCTGCACCCGCACTACGTCTCGGTCGCCAACACGATGGCGAAATACACCGGCGACACGCTGGTGACCGCCATCCCCGAGCTGACCGCCGAGCCGGACACCGACGCGCTGATCGGCATGATCGACGACGAGACGTCGTGCGTCGTCGTCCAGTATCCCGATATTCTCGGCCGCATTTCCGACCTCTCCGATCTCGCCGCCGCGTGCCAGGCGAAGAAGGCGCTGCTGGTCGCGGTCGTCACCGAGCCGGTGGCGCTGGGCGCGATTCGGTCGCCGGGCGAGATGGGCGCGGACATCGTCGTTGGCGAGGGCCAGTCGATCGGCGTCGGCCTGCAGTTCGGCGGGCCTTATGTCGGCCTGTTCGGCTGCAAGGAGAAATATGTCCGCCAGATGCCGGGCCGCCTCACCGGCGAGACGGTGGATGCCGAAGGCAAGCGCGGCTTCGTGCTGACGCTTTCGACCCGCGAGCAGCATATCCGCCGCGAAAAGGCGACGTCGAACATCTGCACCAGCTCGGTGCTGTGTGCGCTCGCCTGGTCGATCCACATGACCCTGCTGGGCGAGAAGGGGCTGCGGCAGCTCGCCGCGCTCAACCATGCCGGCGCGAGCGCCGCGGCGGACCGTCTGGCCAAGGTGCCGGGGGTCGAGCTGGTCACGCCGGTCTTCTTCAACGAGTTTACGCTGAAGCTCTCCAAGGAAGCGCGCCCGATCGTGCGCGAGCTGGCCGACAAGGGCATCCTCGCCGGCGTGTCGCTGGGCCGCCTCTATCCGGGCGAGGGGGCGTTGGAGAACGGCCTGGTCGTCGCGGTCACCGAAACCACCACCGCGGAGGACGTCGAGACGCTTGCCGCCGCGCTTGAGGAGGCGCTGGCATGA
- the gcvPB gene encoding aminomethyl-transferring glycine dehydrogenase subunit GcvPB, with amino-acid sequence MSINQSGWRPEMNAGARSDDATFTGNRALMLDEALIFEIGSLDTTGVDFAEAPKAASRIGGLARNKDIGLPGLSEPEAVRHYTRLSRQNYAIDLGLFPLGSCTMKHNPRLNERMARLPGFADVHPLQPVDTVQGAFEVIHQLAHWLVTLTGMHSVAMSPKAGAHGELCGVLAIRAALDAKGEQARKVLLVPESAHGTNPATAAFAGFTVEDIPATEAGRVDLEALKARLGPDVAGVMITNPNTCGLFEPDMKAISDAVHEAGGYVYCDGANFNAIVGRVRPGDLGIDAMHINLHKTFSTPHGGGGPGSGPVVLSAALAPYAPLPFVEKQGDRFVLIEEETAGTHHAESFGRMVSFHGQMGMFTRALTYILSHGADGLRQVAEDSVLNANYVLRALEDVLDAPFAKSGPCMHEAIFSDKGLPEGFSTLDIAKGLIDEGFHPMTVYFPLVVHGAMLVEPTETESKAALDQFIGAFRSVAERAKAGDAALKSAPHFAPRRRLDETQAARKPVLVWKEPAQAEAAE; translated from the coding sequence ATGAGCATCAACCAGTCCGGATGGCGTCCCGAGATGAACGCCGGCGCGCGCAGCGATGACGCGACCTTCACCGGCAACCGTGCGCTGATGCTCGACGAGGCGCTGATCTTCGAGATCGGCTCGCTCGACACCACCGGCGTCGACTTCGCCGAGGCGCCCAAGGCGGCGTCGCGGATCGGCGGCCTTGCGCGCAACAAGGATATCGGCCTGCCCGGTCTGTCCGAGCCGGAGGCGGTGCGCCATTACACGCGCCTGAGCCGTCAGAATTATGCGATCGACCTGGGCCTGTTCCCGCTTGGGTCTTGCACGATGAAGCACAATCCGCGCCTCAACGAGCGGATGGCGCGGCTTCCCGGCTTCGCCGACGTCCACCCGCTCCAGCCGGTCGATACCGTGCAGGGCGCGTTCGAGGTGATCCACCAGCTCGCGCACTGGCTGGTGACGCTGACCGGCATGCATTCGGTGGCGATGTCGCCCAAGGCGGGCGCGCATGGCGAGCTGTGCGGCGTGCTGGCGATCCGCGCGGCGCTCGACGCCAAGGGCGAGCAGGCACGCAAGGTGCTGCTGGTGCCGGAGAGCGCGCACGGCACCAACCCGGCGACCGCGGCGTTCGCCGGCTTCACCGTCGAGGATATCCCCGCGACCGAGGCCGGGCGCGTCGACCTCGAAGCGCTCAAGGCGCGGCTGGGGCCGGACGTGGCGGGGGTGATGATCACCAACCCGAACACCTGTGGCCTGTTCGAACCGGACATGAAGGCGATCAGCGACGCGGTGCATGAAGCGGGCGGGTACGTCTATTGCGACGGCGCCAACTTCAACGCGATCGTCGGCCGGGTGCGCCCGGGCGACCTTGGCATCGACGCGATGCACATCAACCTGCACAAGACCTTCTCGACCCCGCATGGCGGTGGCGGGCCGGGCTCGGGGCCGGTGGTGCTGTCGGCGGCGCTGGCGCCCTACGCGCCGCTGCCCTTCGTCGAGAAGCAGGGCGACCGTTTCGTGCTGATCGAGGAAGAGACGGCGGGCACGCACCATGCCGAGAGCTTCGGCCGGATGGTTTCGTTCCACGGCCAGATGGGCATGTTCACGCGCGCGCTGACATACATCCTGTCGCACGGCGCGGATGGCTTGCGTCAGGTTGCCGAGGATTCGGTGCTCAACGCCAACTATGTGCTGCGCGCGCTGGAAGACGTGCTCGACGCGCCCTTCGCCAAGAGCGGGCCGTGCATGCATGAGGCGATCTTCAGCGACAAGGGCCTGCCCGAGGGCTTCTCGACGCTCGACATCGCCAAGGGGCTGATCGACGAGGGCTTCCACCCGATGACGGTCTATTTCCCGCTGGTGGTGCACGGCGCGATGCTGGTCGAGCCGACCGAGACCGAGAGCAAGGCGGCGCTGGACCAGTTCATCGGCGCGTTCCGTTCGGTCGCCGAACGGGCCAAGGCGGGTGACGCCGCGCTCAAGTCGGCGCCGCACTTCGCGCCGCGCCGTCGCCTCGACGAAACCCAGGCCGCGCGCAAGCCGGTGCTGGTGTGGAAGGAGCCGGCGCAGGCCGAAGCCGCGGAGTAA